One stretch of Bactrocera tryoni isolate S06 unplaced genomic scaffold, CSIRO_BtryS06_freeze2 scaffold_7, whole genome shotgun sequence DNA includes these proteins:
- the LOC120781601 gene encoding uncharacterized protein LOC120781601, whose translation MSPDATTIQQWNIVKMVEYLGSHKFCVAFAEVYGLLPKSRLCTIHKTKMALDKRHPVGYFKCSRGNCRTKSLISRAAGTWFEGVKLSFPHVFYLMYCFAHRFTREDIYRENYASVGKKLSSATISDWYSYCREAVVIFQLDHQEFKGKIGGPRKIVQIDESKFGKRKYNKGRRLEGHWVLGMIKDGSEDLRLEVCPDNVRSAEVLIPLIRKNVLEGTTIRTDF comes from the exons ATGAGTCCTGATGCTACCACAATACAGCAGTGGAATATAGTGAAAATGGTCGAATACTTGGGCTCACATAAATTTTGTGTAGCATTTGCCGAGGTTTACGGTCTGTTGCCGAAAAGCCGGCTTTGTACCATTCACAAAACCAAAATGGCACTGGACAAACGCCACCCAGTAGGATACTTCAAATGCTCTAGGGGCAATTGTAGGACGAAGTCCCTTATTTCAAGGGCAGCGGGCACGTGGTTTGAAGGCGTAAAATTAAGCTTTCCCCACGTGTTTTACCTAATGTACTGCTTCGCCCACCGCTTTACGCGGGAAGATATTTATAGGGAGAATTATGCGAGCGTGGGAAAGAAATTGTCATCTGCCACTATCTCCGACTGGTATAGCTACTGCAGGGAAGCGGTAGTTATATTTCAGTTAGACCACCAAGAATTCAAAGGGAAGATTGGTGGTCCACGTAAGATAGTGCAGATTGACGAAAGTAAATTCGGGAAACGGAAATATAACaaag gaaGACGCTTAGAAGGGCATTGGGTGCTGGGTATGATAAAGGATGGCAGTGAGGACCTCAGACTGGAGGTATGCCCAGACAATGTACGTTCCGCTGAGGTCCTCATCCCTCTTATTCGTAAAAATGTACTAGAAGGAACAACCATAAGGACAGATTTTTAG